In Kangiella koreensis DSM 16069, a single window of DNA contains:
- the sohB gene encoding protease SohB — MEFLSEYGLFLLKTATIAVVVIIIISMLISEGQRQRSTSKGDIKVVNLGETIKDNSQSIKNEILTNAEYKQLLKEEKERDKKQEKDAKQKLKHAKKSSSKVSNEPVVAIETTGDKTSDEEGNVVAVEGSSDSPQRMYVIDFEGDIHASGVESLREEVTAILATANKSDQVMIRLESPGGLVHSYGLAASQLKRIRDAGLKLTISVDEVAASGGYMMACVADELIAAPFAILGSIGVVAEIPNFNRLLQKANIDYEQHTAGQHKRTLTMFGQNTTASREKFKQELEETHQLFKAFIHENRPALDLNKVATGEHWYGRQALELGLVDKLQTSDDVILDALNTMDVYSIKYDIRKPLTERLSVNLYQAMDKFVLRWIQRSSQSNIFK; from the coding sequence TTGGAATTTTTAAGCGAATACGGTTTATTTTTATTGAAAACAGCCACCATTGCAGTGGTTGTCATCATTATTATCAGCATGCTGATTAGTGAGGGCCAAAGACAGCGCTCAACAAGCAAGGGTGATATTAAGGTAGTCAATCTTGGCGAGACAATTAAAGACAATAGCCAATCGATCAAAAATGAAATCCTGACTAATGCAGAGTATAAGCAGCTTCTTAAGGAAGAGAAGGAGCGTGATAAAAAGCAGGAAAAGGACGCTAAGCAAAAACTTAAGCATGCTAAAAAGTCTTCTAGTAAAGTATCAAATGAACCGGTTGTTGCCATTGAAACAACTGGTGATAAAACATCAGACGAAGAGGGCAATGTTGTTGCGGTTGAAGGCTCTAGCGATAGCCCTCAAAGAATGTATGTCATTGACTTTGAAGGTGATATTCATGCATCGGGAGTAGAGTCTTTACGCGAAGAAGTCACTGCTATTTTGGCAACCGCTAATAAAAGTGATCAGGTTATGATTCGTCTAGAGAGCCCTGGGGGGCTTGTTCACAGTTATGGTCTTGCTGCTTCGCAATTAAAAAGAATTCGTGACGCCGGTTTAAAGTTGACCATTTCCGTTGATGAAGTTGCAGCCAGTGGTGGATATATGATGGCCTGTGTTGCTGATGAATTGATTGCCGCACCATTTGCAATATTAGGTTCTATTGGCGTTGTTGCAGAGATTCCAAATTTTAACCGCTTGTTGCAAAAAGCCAATATTGATTATGAACAGCATACCGCAGGTCAACACAAACGCACTTTAACAATGTTCGGTCAAAATACCACCGCGTCACGCGAGAAATTTAAGCAAGAGCTAGAAGAAACGCATCAGTTATTTAAAGCTTTTATCCATGAGAATCGTCCAGCTTTGGATTTGAATAAAGTAGCAACTGGTGAACACTGGTATGGTCGACAAGCTTTAGAGCTTGGCTTGGTTGATAAGCTTCAAACCAGCGATGATGTTATTCTTGATGCCCTCAATACTATGGACGTGTATTCCATTAAATATGATATACGTAAACCATTAACTGAGCGCTTGTCGGTCAACTTATATCAGGCCATGGATAAGTTTGTTCTACGTTGGATACAACGTTCTTCACAAAGCAATATCTTTAAATAA
- the tmpT gene encoding thiopurine S-methyltransferase has protein sequence MDFEFWDNCWQRESQPFHLAEAHTFLVKYVNKLFNKSEKVLVPLSGKSLDLLFLAEQGYYPVGVEFNPKAVNRFIQENQLEFSSQTFPVANGNELIRYHNDTMEVWLADFFEVTENHIGTFEQVYDRAAFIALPDQMRTSYAKHLKSLLADNATILLVTMDYLPDEMSGPPFHITLDEIKQQFPDGEVEELCRCSLLDSHPRWKELNLSRLDEVLYQITF, from the coding sequence ATGGATTTTGAATTCTGGGATAATTGCTGGCAGCGTGAGTCTCAGCCATTTCATCTGGCTGAGGCGCATACATTTCTGGTTAAGTACGTCAATAAACTCTTTAATAAGAGTGAAAAAGTCTTGGTTCCCCTGTCCGGTAAATCTCTTGATTTGCTGTTCCTTGCTGAACAGGGCTATTATCCAGTCGGGGTTGAGTTTAATCCCAAAGCGGTCAATCGTTTTATACAAGAAAATCAACTGGAGTTTTCCTCACAAACGTTTCCCGTCGCTAATGGAAACGAGTTAATTCGTTATCATAATGACACTATGGAAGTGTGGTTGGCGGATTTTTTTGAGGTTACCGAAAATCACATTGGGACATTTGAGCAAGTCTATGACCGTGCGGCGTTCATTGCATTACCCGATCAAATGCGAACCTCTTATGCCAAACACTTGAAAAGCTTATTGGCGGACAATGCAACCATCCTTTTGGTGACCATGGATTATCTGCCGGATGAAATGTCTGGGCCTCCTTTTCACATCACTTTGGATGAAATCAAACAACAGTTTCCGGATGGGGAAGTTGAAGAGCTGTGTCGTTGCAGCTTGTTAGACAGTCACCCACGCTGGAAAGAACTCAATCTCAGTCGTCTGGACGAAGTCCTATACCAAATTACGTTTTAA
- a CDS encoding S9 family peptidase: MNKQITPYGLWSSPITPQVLASKSTRYGQIQFINDAIYWLESRPHEQGRGVIVRSQNEEREDITPEGFNVRTRVHEYAGGDFWGRGEWLLFADDTDQRLCLQNLVTNSVEFITPEPPVKRSLRYCDGEVAPNMAYTVCVHERHEADEVINELIVISVTAPYTKQVIAQGYDFYSSPRISPDGKQLCWISWNHPNMPWDETELWLADISESGVVSNQRKVAGGDNVSVYHPFWSVDNKLYYVADSDGWWHIYSLEHPSEPVHQLLEIEFGLPQWVFGCRTVQWLDDKKLIAIGTKQGQQALYQINLENGDIELCSGQWTAFNGQMVSDGDELYFMAANPQTGEAVYQFNFQSRKALQLTEIEGDQLADYISVPRHIEFPTTGDQKAFGYFYPPKNPEYQGSTNEKPPLIVMSHGGPTGMTDNGLNLTIQYWTSRGFAVADVNYRGSTGYGRAYRDSLKGQWGILDVDDCIAMGQHLAQEGVIDGSRMAIRGGSAGGYTTLCALTFHDVFKVGMSRYGVAELVSLSQDSHKFEIRYLDSVVGPYPECAELYHQRSPVNHTELLSCPILILQGLEDKVVPPNQAEAMVKALKEKGLPYEYITFEGEGHGFRKPETIIKAFTAELAFYRKYLL; this comes from the coding sequence ATGAATAAACAAATCACTCCTTACGGCCTTTGGTCGTCACCAATTACACCTCAAGTGTTGGCCAGCAAATCAACTCGCTATGGCCAAATACAATTTATCAATGATGCTATTTATTGGCTGGAATCTCGCCCGCACGAGCAAGGCCGAGGTGTTATTGTGCGTTCTCAAAATGAAGAGCGAGAGGATATCACACCAGAAGGTTTTAATGTGCGCACTCGTGTACATGAATATGCCGGTGGTGATTTTTGGGGGCGAGGTGAGTGGTTACTCTTTGCGGATGACACGGATCAGCGGTTATGCCTGCAAAACCTGGTGACCAACAGCGTAGAGTTTATAACACCTGAGCCGCCCGTAAAACGTAGCCTGCGTTATTGTGACGGTGAGGTTGCGCCCAATATGGCGTACACCGTTTGTGTTCATGAGCGACATGAAGCGGATGAAGTGATTAATGAGTTAATCGTTATATCGGTTACTGCACCTTACACCAAGCAGGTTATTGCACAGGGATATGATTTTTATTCGAGTCCGCGGATCAGTCCAGATGGCAAACAACTGTGCTGGATTAGCTGGAATCATCCAAACATGCCATGGGATGAAACTGAGCTGTGGCTTGCCGATATCTCTGAATCGGGAGTGGTTTCTAACCAGCGTAAAGTGGCTGGTGGTGACAATGTCTCGGTGTATCATCCTTTCTGGTCAGTTGATAACAAATTGTATTATGTTGCTGATTCCGATGGATGGTGGCACATTTATTCTTTAGAGCATCCTAGTGAGCCAGTCCATCAACTGCTTGAAATAGAGTTTGGTCTGCCGCAGTGGGTGTTTGGCTGTCGAACGGTGCAGTGGCTAGATGACAAGAAATTGATTGCAATCGGTACCAAACAAGGTCAACAGGCGCTGTATCAAATCAACCTTGAAAATGGTGACATTGAGCTGTGTAGTGGCCAGTGGACTGCCTTTAATGGACAGATGGTCAGTGATGGTGACGAGTTATACTTTATGGCTGCCAACCCGCAGACTGGAGAAGCTGTATACCAATTCAACTTCCAAAGCCGTAAAGCTCTCCAATTAACGGAGATCGAAGGTGACCAGCTTGCCGATTACATCTCAGTGCCACGTCATATTGAATTCCCTACGACTGGCGACCAGAAAGCCTTTGGCTATTTTTATCCGCCTAAGAACCCAGAGTACCAGGGATCGACAAACGAAAAGCCGCCATTAATTGTTATGAGTCATGGCGGGCCAACTGGCATGACCGATAACGGTTTAAACCTGACCATTCAATACTGGACCAGCCGTGGGTTTGCAGTTGCTGATGTTAATTATCGTGGCAGTACCGGCTACGGCCGCGCCTATCGAGATAGCCTGAAAGGTCAATGGGGCATTCTCGATGTCGATGACTGCATTGCCATGGGGCAGCATCTAGCCCAAGAAGGGGTGATCGATGGTTCAAGAATGGCCATAAGAGGCGGTTCTGCGGGCGGTTATACGACTTTATGTGCGCTAACCTTCCATGATGTATTTAAGGTCGGTATGAGCCGCTATGGCGTTGCAGAGCTGGTTTCATTATCTCAGGACAGTCATAAGTTTGAAATTCGTTATCTGGATTCAGTCGTCGGGCCTTATCCAGAGTGCGCTGAACTGTATCACCAACGTTCTCCAGTTAACCATACAGAATTACTTTCCTGCCCAATTCTGATCCTGCAGGGGCTGGAAGATAAAGTAGTTCCGCCCAATCAGGCCGAAGCCATGGTTAAGGCACTTAAAGAAAAAGGTCTGCCCTATGAATACATAACCTTTGAGGGTGAAGGGCATGGTTTCAGAAAACCCGAAACCATCATTAAAGCCTTCACCGCAGAGTTAGCGTTTTATCGGAAGTATTTGTTATAG
- a CDS encoding dicarboxylate/amino acid:cation symporter: MNLSLKILIFMVAGALVGVLFLQFGDYQCAKGITKEACSAIQDDSWAYTYFVNGIFDVGGSWFINALKMLMVPLVLVSLVCGVSSLADPSKLGKLSLKSIGLYLLTTAIALTGALTLASIFKPGVGMPVGEATFDASDKPPLTKVLIDIIPTNPFEAMVAANMLQIIVFAILIGLAITMAGEKGKRIGNWFNDVNKVVMELVNIIMRFAPYGVFFLIAKTFAEFPFSDLAGSLGSYFLLVIVALILHALITYGALITFLARLNPINFFKGMWPAMLTAFGTSSSNATLPVTMRCVEKNLGVHRNTYSFTLPLGATINMDGTAIMQGIATLFIAQAYSVDLSMAQLLTVVLTATLASIGTAGVPSVGLILLAGVLTQVNLPVEAIGMILGIDRLLDMTRTAVNITGDAAVSVIVAKSENELDKDVYNHPKIHTEFDD, translated from the coding sequence ATGAATCTAAGTTTAAAAATCCTTATCTTTATGGTTGCTGGTGCGCTGGTTGGCGTACTCTTCCTGCAGTTTGGCGACTATCAATGCGCAAAAGGAATCACTAAAGAAGCTTGTTCAGCGATTCAAGACGATAGCTGGGCTTACACTTACTTTGTAAATGGCATCTTTGATGTTGGCGGCAGCTGGTTTATCAATGCACTCAAAATGCTGATGGTGCCATTGGTCTTGGTGTCATTGGTTTGCGGTGTCAGTTCATTGGCCGACCCTTCTAAACTGGGAAAACTTAGTTTGAAGTCTATAGGTCTTTATTTATTAACCACAGCCATCGCGCTAACTGGCGCTTTGACTTTAGCGTCTATCTTCAAGCCTGGTGTTGGCATGCCTGTTGGTGAAGCAACCTTCGATGCCAGCGATAAGCCTCCATTAACTAAAGTCTTAATTGATATTATTCCAACCAACCCTTTTGAGGCCATGGTTGCGGCCAATATGCTGCAAATCATCGTGTTTGCGATCTTAATTGGTTTGGCCATTACTATGGCCGGCGAAAAAGGCAAACGAATCGGCAACTGGTTTAACGATGTCAATAAAGTGGTGATGGAATTGGTTAATATCATCATGCGCTTTGCCCCTTATGGCGTTTTCTTCCTGATTGCTAAAACCTTTGCTGAGTTTCCATTCTCGGACTTGGCGGGGTCACTGGGCTCATACTTCTTATTGGTCATAGTAGCGCTAATTCTTCACGCCCTAATCACATACGGCGCTCTTATTACTTTTCTCGCCCGCCTCAACCCAATTAACTTTTTCAAAGGTATGTGGCCGGCGATGCTAACCGCCTTTGGTACTTCCAGTAGTAATGCAACTCTACCTGTGACCATGCGTTGTGTTGAAAAAAATCTGGGGGTTCATCGCAACACCTACTCCTTTACGCTACCGCTTGGTGCGACCATCAATATGGATGGCACCGCTATTATGCAGGGTATCGCAACTCTGTTTATTGCCCAGGCCTACAGCGTTGATTTGAGTATGGCGCAATTATTGACTGTGGTACTAACCGCCACACTCGCCTCAATTGGTACAGCTGGTGTGCCTAGCGTTGGCTTAATTCTATTAGCCGGCGTATTGACTCAGGTAAACCTACCGGTGGAAGCGATTGGTATGATTCTAGGTATTGACCGATTACTGGATATGACGAGAACTGCAGTCAACATTACCGGTGATGCCGCCGTCAGTGTTATTGTCGCCAAAAGCGAGAATGAGCTAGATAAGGACGTATATAACCATCCCAAAATTCACACTGAGTTTGATGATTAA
- a CDS encoding BlaI/MecI/CopY family transcriptional regulator, producing MSIRVSEAEKNVMDILWQESPLTSTEVVERLQTQDWSEKTVKTFLNRLVKKRVVTFQKEGRRYLYSPAIERDEFLADESESFLDKVFKGNMKELLATFVDNKQLSKDELDYLKGLLSDKESGNVK from the coding sequence ATGTCAATCAGAGTGAGTGAAGCAGAAAAGAATGTAATGGATATTCTGTGGCAGGAATCTCCGTTAACCAGTACTGAGGTCGTGGAGCGACTCCAAACTCAGGACTGGAGTGAAAAGACTGTTAAAACCTTTCTTAATCGTCTGGTTAAGAAGAGGGTTGTGACTTTCCAGAAAGAGGGACGTCGTTATTTGTACTCTCCCGCCATAGAGCGAGATGAGTTCCTGGCAGACGAAAGCGAGAGCTTTCTGGATAAAGTGTTTAAGGGCAATATGAAAGAATTGCTTGCTACTTTCGTTGATAATAAACAGTTATCGAAAGATGAGTTAGATTATTTAAAGGGATTGCTTAGCGACAAGGAGAGTGGAAATGTTAAGTGA
- a CDS encoding TonB family protein, producing MLSDLKMNGWLDAFWHFNLDLSVIVLTVLIVRFFIRKTTKSYNSYLLWLAIPLGFVVAKIIASIDFSSANSEYIGQAVSVMLAKPVETLQNYWWLGTLWLSGTTLLLLRLIIQHIELRKDLKKIERPISELPGFNLITKSRYRVIAVAHKEMSPAVYGFITPTIYFPIHVAQKLSVQQIQLIIEHEEQHIKQKHLWLNLLWDVLVCIGWFNPLIYIARKNFRHDQELFCDYLVLNKGNPSRTKDYGHALLSTVSATHSVSLLCSWKVFNQLEERIMNITDPLNKTGKVIMTLGAAFVLSCCAVYAANKEPKEERIVTTENISIDDEGNKKVVVEFSEGDGVTYIQENDQYYILEGGDKRSMTVAERKDFEKKHEEAQKHLHMTEQELVLVEKELENAHRVLVLHENELQDVEIEIENAHKALAEAQREIEIDYQQGNISKEEMEQAREAILKAKEEMSSGKMRNRIHVDMERARADMEKARADIENQRREIIIKRESGDSTSGSHRVLMIDDEEIINGENKRTRVIKWEEDNGKVYSVENGKYMILENGTKREMTEEEKALFETKIRMIPKPDMPRIPPQPKQPESVNEVGFTKAPKPPQYPKAAAEKGIEGHVIFNFDVDHNGKPLNIKVSESVPEGVFDEVALNAFKEWEFAHNKQTQNLKYKLDFKLQ from the coding sequence ATGTTAAGTGATCTTAAAATGAACGGCTGGCTGGATGCTTTCTGGCATTTTAATCTTGATTTAAGTGTTATTGTTCTGACTGTTCTTATTGTTCGATTCTTTATTCGAAAAACCACTAAAAGTTATAACTCTTACCTACTTTGGCTAGCCATCCCACTTGGCTTCGTGGTCGCAAAAATTATTGCTTCCATTGATTTTAGCAGTGCGAATTCTGAATACATTGGGCAAGCGGTATCTGTGATGCTTGCAAAGCCAGTTGAGACGTTACAGAACTATTGGTGGCTAGGGACTTTATGGCTATCAGGTACAACATTATTGTTATTGAGGCTGATCATTCAGCACATTGAACTAAGAAAAGATTTAAAGAAAATTGAAAGGCCAATTAGTGAATTGCCGGGCTTTAATTTAATAACAAAGAGTCGATACCGCGTGATTGCCGTTGCTCATAAAGAGATGTCGCCGGCAGTCTATGGTTTTATCACCCCCACAATATATTTCCCGATTCATGTTGCACAGAAGCTTTCCGTGCAGCAAATTCAGCTCATTATTGAGCATGAAGAGCAGCATATTAAGCAGAAGCATTTATGGCTAAACCTGCTGTGGGATGTGTTGGTCTGCATTGGCTGGTTTAATCCGCTTATTTATATTGCTCGTAAAAATTTCAGGCATGATCAGGAGTTATTTTGTGACTATCTGGTGCTTAACAAAGGCAATCCGTCACGAACCAAAGATTATGGTCATGCGCTACTATCCACAGTTTCTGCCACTCACTCTGTAAGTCTACTTTGCTCATGGAAGGTTTTTAACCAACTTGAGGAAAGAATTATGAATATCACAGATCCGTTAAACAAAACCGGCAAGGTTATCATGACATTAGGCGCAGCCTTTGTCCTGAGCTGTTGTGCCGTCTATGCAGCCAATAAGGAGCCAAAAGAGGAGCGTATTGTAACCACTGAAAACATATCAATTGATGATGAAGGTAATAAGAAAGTTGTCGTTGAGTTTAGCGAGGGAGATGGTGTCACCTATATCCAGGAAAACGATCAATATTACATCCTTGAAGGTGGTGATAAACGTTCAATGACCGTTGCGGAACGCAAAGATTTTGAGAAAAAGCATGAAGAAGCTCAAAAGCACTTGCATATGACAGAGCAAGAGTTAGTACTGGTCGAAAAAGAGTTGGAAAATGCTCATCGCGTATTAGTACTTCATGAAAATGAACTCCAAGATGTTGAGATTGAAATAGAAAATGCCCATAAAGCTCTAGCCGAAGCTCAGCGTGAAATTGAGATAGATTATCAACAAGGAAACATCTCTAAAGAAGAAATGGAACAAGCTAGAGAAGCCATCCTGAAAGCCAAAGAAGAAATGTCTAGCGGCAAGATGAGAAATCGCATCCATGTTGATATGGAACGAGCTAGAGCAGATATGGAAAAAGCTCGTGCCGATATTGAAAATCAGCGTCGTGAAATTATCATTAAGCGCGAATCAGGCGACAGCACCAGTGGTTCCCATAGAGTACTCATGATTGACGATGAAGAAATCATTAATGGTGAGAATAAACGAACCCGTGTAATTAAATGGGAAGAAGATAATGGAAAAGTTTATTCTGTTGAAAATGGCAAGTATATGATTCTTGAAAATGGAACGAAACGCGAAATGACAGAAGAAGAAAAAGCTCTATTCGAAACGAAAATTCGCATGATTCCTAAGCCAGATATGCCTAGAATTCCGCCGCAACCTAAACAACCTGAATCTGTTAACGAAGTAGGTTTTACAAAAGCACCTAAGCCTCCACAATATCCTAAGGCTGCAGCGGAGAAAGGTATTGAAGGACATGTGATTTTTAACTTTGATGTCGACCATAATGGAAAGCCTTTAAACATTAAGGTTAGTGAATCGGTACCAGAGGGTGTTTTTGATGAAGTTGCTTTGAATGCATTCAAGGAGTGGGAGTTTGCACATAATAAGCAAACACAAAACCTAAAATACAAACTGGACTTCAAACTTCAATAG
- the astB gene encoding N-succinylarginine dihydrolase, translated as MSTNKNMAYEFNFDGLVGPTHNYAGLSLGNVASTSNANSIAKPKEAAKQGLQKMKALHDLGLKQGVIAPMERPDVATLRRLGFTGSDAQVIIKAAKQAPKVLAACSSASSMWTANACTMAPSSDTADEKVHFTPANLANKFHRSIEHNTTGRILQAMFKDENHFAHHPALPMGDHFGDEGAANHTRFVDVNSDKGYGKKGLHFFVYGKYAFDDSKPAPHKFPARQTYEASQAVARLHMLDSDNVVFAQQNPHVIDKGVFHNDVISVGNGNVLFAHQKAFLNQMQVYTDLERAFDGEEFHVVEVGNNDVSVEDAVKSYLFNSQLVTLPDGKMAIIAPGECESVPAVKEYLDWLVDQDTPITEVKIFDVKQSMQNGGGPACLRQRIVLNETEVSAMNQNVIMNDDLFATLNAWVEKHYRDTLTEDDLADPSLLNESRLALDELTHILNLGSVYPFQMV; from the coding sequence ATGAGCACCAATAAAAATATGGCATACGAGTTTAATTTTGATGGGCTGGTTGGCCCAACTCATAACTATGCAGGCCTGTCATTAGGTAATGTTGCGTCAACTTCGAATGCTAATTCAATTGCAAAACCGAAAGAAGCGGCCAAGCAAGGTTTGCAGAAAATGAAGGCGCTGCATGACTTAGGTCTAAAACAAGGTGTTATCGCGCCGATGGAGCGCCCAGACGTCGCGACATTGCGTCGTTTAGGTTTTACTGGCTCTGATGCTCAAGTCATCATTAAAGCCGCCAAGCAGGCTCCTAAAGTGCTGGCAGCCTGTAGCTCGGCTTCAAGTATGTGGACCGCTAATGCCTGCACCATGGCGCCATCCAGCGATACCGCCGATGAAAAGGTTCATTTCACTCCAGCTAACCTGGCCAATAAATTCCACCGCTCAATTGAGCACAATACCACTGGCCGTATTTTGCAGGCCATGTTCAAAGATGAGAATCATTTTGCTCATCACCCTGCTCTACCCATGGGCGATCATTTTGGTGATGAAGGCGCGGCTAACCACACACGCTTTGTCGATGTGAACAGCGATAAGGGTTATGGCAAAAAAGGCTTACACTTCTTTGTTTATGGTAAATATGCATTTGATGACAGCAAGCCAGCACCTCACAAGTTCCCGGCACGACAAACCTATGAAGCGTCACAAGCTGTTGCACGTTTACACATGCTTGATAGCGATAATGTGGTATTCGCTCAACAGAACCCGCATGTGATTGATAAAGGTGTTTTCCACAATGACGTTATTTCTGTAGGTAATGGCAATGTGCTATTTGCACACCAAAAGGCATTCCTGAATCAAATGCAGGTTTACACTGATCTGGAGCGTGCTTTTGATGGTGAAGAGTTCCATGTGGTTGAAGTGGGTAACAATGATGTGTCAGTTGAAGATGCTGTTAAGTCATATCTGTTCAACAGCCAGCTAGTGACTTTACCTGATGGCAAGATGGCGATCATCGCACCAGGCGAATGTGAGTCGGTCCCAGCAGTAAAAGAATACCTGGATTGGTTAGTCGATCAGGATACGCCGATTACCGAAGTTAAAATCTTTGATGTGAAACAATCCATGCAAAATGGCGGCGGTCCAGCCTGTCTCCGTCAGCGCATCGTTTTGAACGAAACTGAAGTTAGCGCCATGAATCAGAATGTCATTATGAATGATGATCTGTTCGCGACGCTGAATGCGTGGGTTGAGAAACACTATCGTGACACTTTAACCGAGGATGACTTAGCCGATCCAAGTCTGTTAAATGAATCGCGTTTGGCTCTGGATGAACTAACCCATATTTTAAACCTTGGTTCTGTGTATCCTTTCCAGATGGTTTAA
- the astD gene encoding succinylglutamate-semialdehyde dehydrogenase — MTQDAHKNLMINNQWLAGQGDGFSSINPASGEVIWQGNSATEEQVEEAIAAAQKAGWDWSQKTLDERIAIMKNFEQQLKDHKEELAEMIAKETGKPYWETLTEAGAMAGKIEISIRAYHERTGVKEAEMGAGIAATRHKPHGVLAVFGPYNFPGHLPNGHIVPALIAGNTIVFKPSELTPAVAELTVKLWQKAGLSEGVLNLVQGEVNTGIALASSKHIDGLLFTGSETVGNLLHKQLGGQPGKVLALEMGGNNPLILGDVKDLKAAVYHTIQSAYISAGQRCTCARRLFVPKTGQGDQFIEMLTEAVNRIRVSHYNDDNKPFMGPVVSEKAAKDLVRAQQNLLDKGAKALVKMEHLKAGTGFVSPALLDVTGITHEDEEFFGPILQVYRYDDFEGAIAEANNTRFGLSAGLFSDDKAQYDTFYRRIRAGIVNWNNQLTGASSAAPFGGIGNSGNHRPSAYYAADYCAFPVASIENPACVMPETLTPGVTL, encoded by the coding sequence ATGACTCAAGATGCTCATAAAAATTTAATGATCAACAACCAGTGGCTTGCAGGCCAAGGCGACGGCTTTAGCTCCATTAATCCCGCCAGCGGTGAGGTAATTTGGCAAGGTAATTCAGCTACTGAAGAGCAGGTTGAAGAAGCTATCGCAGCAGCACAAAAAGCCGGCTGGGATTGGAGTCAAAAAACACTTGATGAGCGTATCGCCATCATGAAAAATTTTGAGCAGCAACTAAAAGACCATAAAGAAGAACTGGCTGAGATGATTGCCAAAGAAACGGGCAAACCTTATTGGGAAACTTTAACTGAAGCTGGCGCTATGGCCGGTAAGATCGAAATTTCCATTCGTGCCTATCATGAACGCACCGGTGTTAAAGAAGCCGAAATGGGTGCTGGCATTGCTGCCACTCGTCACAAGCCACACGGCGTTCTGGCGGTTTTTGGTCCTTATAACTTCCCTGGCCATTTACCTAATGGCCATATTGTTCCTGCCCTAATTGCCGGTAACACCATTGTATTTAAGCCAAGCGAGTTAACGCCAGCAGTTGCCGAACTAACCGTCAAGCTGTGGCAAAAAGCAGGTTTGTCTGAAGGCGTTTTAAACTTGGTGCAGGGTGAAGTGAATACTGGAATTGCACTAGCCAGCAGCAAGCATATCGATGGCCTTCTCTTTACCGGTAGCGAAACCGTTGGCAACTTATTGCACAAACAATTAGGTGGCCAGCCGGGCAAAGTGCTCGCCCTTGAGATGGGTGGCAACAATCCATTAATTCTTGGCGATGTTAAAGACTTAAAAGCTGCCGTTTATCACACCATTCAATCGGCTTACATTTCAGCTGGCCAACGCTGTACTTGCGCCCGTCGTTTATTCGTACCAAAAACTGGACAAGGCGATCAATTTATCGAGATGCTCACTGAAGCGGTTAACCGCATTCGCGTTAGTCATTACAACGATGATAACAAGCCGTTCATGGGTCCAGTAGTATCTGAAAAAGCCGCCAAAGATTTGGTTCGCGCCCAACAGAACTTGCTCGACAAAGGTGCTAAAGCCTTGGTCAAAATGGAGCACTTAAAAGCAGGCACAGGCTTTGTGAGTCCTGCACTTTTAGATGTAACTGGCATTACGCATGAGGATGAAGAGTTCTTTGGCCCGATTCTACAAGTCTATCGCTACGATGATTTCGAAGGTGCGATTGCCGAAGCCAATAATACTCGCTTTGGTCTATCAGCCGGATTATTCAGTGATGATAAAGCACAGTACGACACATTCTATCGCCGCATACGTGCCGGGATCGTCAACTGGAACAACCAATTAACTGGCGCCTCCAGTGCAGCCCCATTTGGTGGCATTGGCAATTCGGGCAATCATCGCCCGAGCGCCTACTATGCTGCGGACTACTGTGCGTTCCCGGTCGCTTCAATTGAAAATCCTGCATGTGTCATGCCTGAAACGTTAACGCCTGGAGTAACTCTATAA